Proteins encoded together in one Solanum lycopersicum chromosome 7, SLM_r2.1 window:
- the LOC138337583 gene encoding uncharacterized protein, whose product MTGSAKQWWRDYISSRPAGSHPLSRTQFTQVFLSKFVPRSERERKRAELEGSQQNGMSVAEYEGKFHALARHASMILLIEAERVRRFVKGLIILIGLGVSQVAASSVPFQKVVDAAKELEMIQREEFEQREGNSTRYFGDYGGAPPRSRGYLGRGYYPQSSRPIHAAIPASDAGYAGHNSSSSVHTSQGSPSRPVVRGGHSCH is encoded by the coding sequence ATGACTGGCTCTGCTaagcagtggtggagggattatattagtagtaggccagcTGGATCACATCCACTATCCCGGACTCagtttactcaggtatttctatccaaatttgttccacgTAGTGAAAGGGAGCGTAAGAGGGCCGAGTTAGAGGGTTCGcagcaaaatggtatgtcagttgcagagtatgagggtaaatttcatgccttggctaggcatgcttcgatgatacttctcatagaggctgagagagtgagaaggtttgttaaggggctgATTATTCTGATCGGTCTTGGAGTTTCTCAGGTTGCTGCTTCTAGTGTTCCATTCCAGAAAGTTGTAgatgctgctaaggagttggagatgattcaGCGTGAGGAATTTGAGCAGCGAGAGGGAAATAGTACTCGTTATTTCggtgattatggtggtgctccgcCTAGGAGTCGGGGTTACTTGGGCAGAGGTTATTACCCTCAGTccagcagacccattcatgctgctATACCAGCGTCTGACGCTGGTTATGCTGGTCATAACTCTTCGAGCTCGGTGCATACTTCGCAGGGTTCACCTTCTAGACCTGTAGTTCGTGGAGGGCATTCTTGTCATTAG